One region of Pygocentrus nattereri isolate fPygNat1 chromosome 14, fPygNat1.pri, whole genome shotgun sequence genomic DNA includes:
- the atf7ip2 gene encoding activating transcription factor 7-interacting protein 2 isoform X3, which translates to MKRRRPDCEPLGSGTPPPALTRSNAEVRSMVSQEVRSAVEQTDKMMKSLMERIQEMDSEPRFDARIKKLQAHVKKVKRRGDAVFVYIRKHGISEMSQNQQRSLGSLQTLTAVSEMKNISSANGECSGDGTSTSAVIDCEGVVVRKPKDGFWQSLRSKKQIVDLTDEAEACRQNGKRHTDSPLTAQASVQAGLPSKLPPFPDTPFPSQLPLAAATKNLPQKPVVKVARIDNPQGIALLWNVEEEDPHAPDMDCYYIYVTQEHSDGTFCKWKTMGIIKAMPLPMACRVTGRSVGSALHFVIIGKDIYGRYGPYSNIQTVVANKT; encoded by the exons ATGAAGCGGAGGAGACCTGACTGTGAACCGTTGGGATCTGGGACGCCCCCTCCGGCTCTGACGCGCTCTAACGCCGAG GTTCGAAGTATGGTCTCCCAAGAAGTCCGTTCTGCTGTTGaacaaactgacaaaatgaTGAAGTCTCTGATGGAGAGAATTCAGGAGATGGACAGCGAACCCAGGTTTGATGCAAGAATCAAGAAACTTCAG GCTCATGTAAAGAAGGTCAAACGAAGAGGAGATGCCGTCTTTGTGTACATTCGGAAGCATGGCATTTCAGAGATGTCCCAGAATCAG CAAAGATCACTTGGTTCACTGCAGACTCtcacggccgtgtcggagatgAAGAACATCAG TTCTGCCAACGGAGAGTGTTCTGGTGACGGCACATCAACATCAGCAG TCATTGACTGCGAGGGAGTCGTGGTGAGAAAACCTAAGGATGGCTTTTGGCAGAGTTTG CGGTCCAAGAAACAGATTGTGGACCTGACGGATGAAGCAGAAG CGTGCAGACAAAATGGGAAAAGGCACACCGACTCCCCTCTAACGGCTCAGGCTTCAGTGCAG GCTGGCCTGCCGTCAAAGCTTCCTCCGTTTCCGGACACTCCGTTTCCCAGTCAGCTGCCTTTGGCGGCTGCCACCAAAAACCTGCCCCAGAAGCCTGTGGTGAAGGTGGCTCGCATCGACAACCCACAAGGCATCGCCCTGCTATGGAACGTCGAGGAGGAGGACCCCCACGCTCCGGACATGGACTGCTATTACATATACGTAACCCAGGAACACAGTGATGGCACTTTTTGCAAGTGGAAAACCATGGGAATTATCAAAGCGATGCCTCTGCCTATGGCCTGTAGGGTCACGGGTCGGTCGGTAGGCAGCGCGCTGCACTTCGTCATCATCGGGAAGGACATCTACGGACGCTACGGACCGTACAGTAACATACAGACTGTTGTGGCCAACAAAACTTGA
- the atf7ip2 gene encoding activating transcription factor 7-interacting protein 2 isoform X1, giving the protein MKRRRPDCEPLGSGTPPPALTRSNAEVRSMVSQEVRSAVEQTDKMMKSLMERIQEMDSEPRFDARIKKLQAHVKKVKRRGDAVFVYIRKHGISEMSQNQQRSLGSLQTLTAVSEMKNISSANGECSGDGTSTSAVIDCEGVVVRKPKDGFWQSLRSKKQIVDLTDEAEACRQNGKRHTDSPLTAQASVQKDDTKASALERPKSPCTDVEEKRSAAEAAQAGLPSKLPPFPDTPFPSQLPLAAATKNLPQKPVVKVARIDNPQGIALLWNVEEEDPHAPDMDCYYIYVTQEHSDGTFCKWKTMGIIKAMPLPMACRVTGRSVGSALHFVIIGKDIYGRYGPYSNIQTVVANKT; this is encoded by the exons ATGAAGCGGAGGAGACCTGACTGTGAACCGTTGGGATCTGGGACGCCCCCTCCGGCTCTGACGCGCTCTAACGCCGAG GTTCGAAGTATGGTCTCCCAAGAAGTCCGTTCTGCTGTTGaacaaactgacaaaatgaTGAAGTCTCTGATGGAGAGAATTCAGGAGATGGACAGCGAACCCAGGTTTGATGCAAGAATCAAGAAACTTCAG GCTCATGTAAAGAAGGTCAAACGAAGAGGAGATGCCGTCTTTGTGTACATTCGGAAGCATGGCATTTCAGAGATGTCCCAGAATCAG CAAAGATCACTTGGTTCACTGCAGACTCtcacggccgtgtcggagatgAAGAACATCAG TTCTGCCAACGGAGAGTGTTCTGGTGACGGCACATCAACATCAGCAG TCATTGACTGCGAGGGAGTCGTGGTGAGAAAACCTAAGGATGGCTTTTGGCAGAGTTTG CGGTCCAAGAAACAGATTGTGGACCTGACGGATGAAGCAGAAG CGTGCAGACAAAATGGGAAAAGGCACACCGACTCCCCTCTAACGGCTCAGGCTTCAGTGCAG AAAGATGATACTAAGGCATCTGCACTTG AACGGCCAAAGAGTCCATGTACAGACGTAGAGGAGAAGAGGTCTGCGGCAGAGGCAGCTCAG GCTGGCCTGCCGTCAAAGCTTCCTCCGTTTCCGGACACTCCGTTTCCCAGTCAGCTGCCTTTGGCGGCTGCCACCAAAAACCTGCCCCAGAAGCCTGTGGTGAAGGTGGCTCGCATCGACAACCCACAAGGCATCGCCCTGCTATGGAACGTCGAGGAGGAGGACCCCCACGCTCCGGACATGGACTGCTATTACATATACGTAACCCAGGAACACAGTGATGGCACTTTTTGCAAGTGGAAAACCATGGGAATTATCAAAGCGATGCCTCTGCCTATGGCCTGTAGGGTCACGGGTCGGTCGGTAGGCAGCGCGCTGCACTTCGTCATCATCGGGAAGGACATCTACGGACGCTACGGACCGTACAGTAACATACAGACTGTTGTGGCCAACAAAACTTGA
- the atf7ip2 gene encoding activating transcription factor 7-interacting protein 2 isoform X2, with protein MKRRRPDCEPLGSGTPPPALTRSNAEVRSMVSQEVRSAVEQTDKMMKSLMERIQEMDSEPRFDARIKKLQAHVKKVKRRGDAVFVYIRKHGISEMSQNQQRSLGSLQTLTAVSEMKNISSANGECSGDGTSTSAVIDCEGVVRSKKQIVDLTDEAEACRQNGKRHTDSPLTAQASVQKDDTKASALERPKSPCTDVEEKRSAAEAAQAGLPSKLPPFPDTPFPSQLPLAAATKNLPQKPVVKVARIDNPQGIALLWNVEEEDPHAPDMDCYYIYVTQEHSDGTFCKWKTMGIIKAMPLPMACRVTGRSVGSALHFVIIGKDIYGRYGPYSNIQTVVANKT; from the exons ATGAAGCGGAGGAGACCTGACTGTGAACCGTTGGGATCTGGGACGCCCCCTCCGGCTCTGACGCGCTCTAACGCCGAG GTTCGAAGTATGGTCTCCCAAGAAGTCCGTTCTGCTGTTGaacaaactgacaaaatgaTGAAGTCTCTGATGGAGAGAATTCAGGAGATGGACAGCGAACCCAGGTTTGATGCAAGAATCAAGAAACTTCAG GCTCATGTAAAGAAGGTCAAACGAAGAGGAGATGCCGTCTTTGTGTACATTCGGAAGCATGGCATTTCAGAGATGTCCCAGAATCAG CAAAGATCACTTGGTTCACTGCAGACTCtcacggccgtgtcggagatgAAGAACATCAG TTCTGCCAACGGAGAGTGTTCTGGTGACGGCACATCAACATCAGCAG TCATTGACTGCGAGGGAGTCGTG CGGTCCAAGAAACAGATTGTGGACCTGACGGATGAAGCAGAAG CGTGCAGACAAAATGGGAAAAGGCACACCGACTCCCCTCTAACGGCTCAGGCTTCAGTGCAG AAAGATGATACTAAGGCATCTGCACTTG AACGGCCAAAGAGTCCATGTACAGACGTAGAGGAGAAGAGGTCTGCGGCAGAGGCAGCTCAG GCTGGCCTGCCGTCAAAGCTTCCTCCGTTTCCGGACACTCCGTTTCCCAGTCAGCTGCCTTTGGCGGCTGCCACCAAAAACCTGCCCCAGAAGCCTGTGGTGAAGGTGGCTCGCATCGACAACCCACAAGGCATCGCCCTGCTATGGAACGTCGAGGAGGAGGACCCCCACGCTCCGGACATGGACTGCTATTACATATACGTAACCCAGGAACACAGTGATGGCACTTTTTGCAAGTGGAAAACCATGGGAATTATCAAAGCGATGCCTCTGCCTATGGCCTGTAGGGTCACGGGTCGGTCGGTAGGCAGCGCGCTGCACTTCGTCATCATCGGGAAGGACATCTACGGACGCTACGGACCGTACAGTAACATACAGACTGTTGTGGCCAACAAAACTTGA